The genomic region GTCCAAGTCTCCCTTCCCACAAGAAGACCTTCACCAATCCAAGTCCCCCGCCAAGCACCCAGCTTCTGGATCCGCCTCACGCTCTAAATCCTGGTCCCGATTGGCTTCCCGTGATTAAATGCACTTGTTTAAGTAGGAAGTAGGGAAGATTGTTTAAAAATAAATCACGGCTCGAATGCAGCTACAAGTGTTTCAATTTGTCCCTCTCTAGTTTATACATTTGGCAGATTTGTTGGTTTATTTATTGGTTTCTTTCCTATTGGTGTAGTTGATGCTGTCTGTATAGTCTAGACAGTTGTCCTTTGAGCATTTGAGTATTGACTGACATACAGCATTACTATGGTGTATTGGCTATTTTCAAAGAAGATGTATGGGAAATCATGTCACTATTTGCTCTGAGATATCTGATTTAGGGGTGGAAATAAGtcttaaaaaataaacaaaaaatgtgttAAGCACTCATGTTTATAAACAGTCTTGACATGTTTGGCTTTGACTGTCTTATTTGAAATGGTCACCATAATAAGATGTACCTAATTAATTGCAATAAAATGTGTGCGGACACTCAGTGTGTCAAATAATATGTGCAGTTTGGTTTGTTTCAAAAGGAAATATGTTGAGACAACTAAGCTACAGTATTACATTCCTGGGCCCTCTTGGTGAATGCACCTTTGAATTAGTAGTTTGAGCGTATCAACTCTGTATACATGCCACATGTTACCATGTGGGTTTGCGTAGTACTTGTTTACAGTGATACAACCTGTTGTGTGCAAAAACGAGTTTGCGTCAGTGCTCTGGATGTCCAGCATCAATCCATTTCTTACACTTTTACATACCTGAGAATCTTCTCTGAATTTACGCTGTTTTCTAGTAGATTTTTGGACATAAGACTTGGCCAAAGATACATATTTATCTGAGACTTGAAAATAAGCTGTAGGTTATTTGGCAAGTCACAGATTCTTGCGAGGACAGAATACCAATAGCCTACCTGAGAACACCTgaggaaaaaaagtcctctacacATAAGAGGGTAAGATCCTTGACCAACTTAATGCTCATATATTGTTTATTTTACAGTTGCATtttgtacatttgtttttgtatACTGCTGACTTTTATTGATTTCTAGCAATGAGTGTCTAGGTTTCAAGTcagtattttaaaaaatgtacaagTTATTTTGAGCTCACTCATATTTGATggtacaaataaataatcaatttCTGTTCAAATGCCTTAGACTCCCACCCTGATAGGCACAGAAAAGAGACATGGATAATTGGAGTCAGGTATATTTGAATGTATATTTTCCAATCACTTTTATTTTCACAAAATGACATGGGTGTGTGATGGTTCCTCATTTGTATACCTATTATTTGTCCCCTCTACAATCAATCGAATCAGTGAACATGGCATTGTTCACATCAAACCATTTAGCACAGTAATATTGTCTCCTCAAATTGCTTCACAGCTTCAATCAGCAAACTCCATTGATGTCAACCTTGGTCACTCACACAATCACCAGTGAGTAACCAGGCTTTATGATAATAAGCAATGTGGATGCACACACTTGGATCACTGTTGCAGTCCACACTTCAGGTCATGATTGTCTAATGCAAATATTGAAATACTGTCTGTAGATGTTGCAAATGGGTAAGAAGTGAACACTAAACACACAAttagtgatatatatataaattaattgTTATTTAACCCATATTTTatcaggtaaattgactgagaaatcattctcatttacagcaacggggggggggggtgaaagagcCAATTGGAAACTAAGTTGAGAGGTAAAGCAAGTTCAGTCAGGAACTAGTGTAAAGGAAGTGATTAAGGGCAGGCCGCTGACGCCAGAGGGAATTAGTAAAcccatgtctctctctagctATTTTCTGTAATCCACCACCTGCAGCATATAGCCAACACTCAGTGGATAGTCATTGACAGAGGAAACATCACAACAATGATGTTATTGTTATCAACACCAGCATGCGGTCTGATCGAGAGATGACCCTCCCAGGCGTTATCATGGTTCTcaccataaaaaaaaatatagcaGATCCTCTGTTATTGACATGATTTAACTTGTTGACAGAACCGTGAGGATGTGTCACTATTTTGGCAACTACACTGGTATTGGTGATATCTGGGGGTGacatggaaaggctttccacagAACAAAGAGATACCAGCAAAGCCTTGCCTATACATTTTAAAATCTAAAGACACACTGTATACTATTGCACAGTTTGCTACTAAAGCCATGTCCCTCTTTCTCCCACACCATTCCCTCTTACGTTTTAGTGCCAAGCCATCAGACTTTGAAATCCTGGCTATAATTGGGAAAGGAACATTTGGGAAGGTATGGTCATCTTTGGCAGTGCTCTctaaattgacaaaaaaaaatgctGTTGGTGTATAACCAACAATTGATATACTTTGTGTTATTACCTTATTATTAATCAATGTTGTTGTGTCCCCAGGTTCTTCTTGCCAAACTGAAATCCGACAACAAGTTCTATGCTGTGAAAGTGCTGCAGAAAAAAATCATACTGAGGAAAAAAGAGGTTCCACGCAGAGTTTCACAATTCTGAATATAACAGTagattcatttttttaaagatacaAAACATGCTGTCGGTAGGAGTGGGTTTAACAATAATGATTCACAATTGCTGTATTTATTTGCCACTGGATTCTTCCATGTGAAGCAAAAGAACATCATGGCAGAGAGGAATGTGCTGCTCAAGAGTATGAAACATCCCTTCCTGGTGGGGCTCCACTACTCGTTCCAGACCCCAGAGAAGCTCTATTTTGTCATGGATTACGTCAATGGAGGAGAGGTAATGTACGGAGTAAAGACATAGGCTCTTTTTTTAAAAATTTGTACAagagatgtaaaaaaaatatttaatttcctTCTACTTTTGATATTCTACTGTAGCTTTTCTATCACCTTCAGAGAGAGCACTGCTTCTCAGAGCCAAGGGCTCGCTTCTACACGGCTGAGTTGGCCAGTGCCATCGGCTACTTACACTCGCACAACATTGTTTACAGGTCAGTCACACCCTCTCAACAATGTTGACAACTAAGTCTCACCCACTTAACAGGATTCACAGGTCATTCACAGTAAACCCACATGTTCTCTGCTGGTTTCCTATGCTCCCTTTATGGAAGGTCATTCTGTCAGCAGTGCCTTTAGGCTGTACAGAAGGTTCtctgttttaaaaaaaacactaTTTTCTCTGTTGTAGAGACTTGAAGCCTGAAAATGTGCTGTTAGACTCCGAGGTAAGTGTATGTATATCATGAATTCACGACTATCGTTATATTAGTTCTCCGTGGGTTGAACAAGGTCACCCTGATGTTTTGATTTGGACCTTCTCCAGGGCCATGTTGTGTTGACTGACTTTGGCTTGTGTAAAGAGGGGATAGACCCGGAGTCCACCACCTCCACTTTCTGTGGAACCCCAGAGGTAAGTTTTGATTTCTATTGTATATCCTACAGTCCCCCCATTTCCCTTAGTCACTGTATCCACTGACACTGCAATTTGCTCTGTAGTATTTGGCTCCGGAGGTGTTGAAACAGCAGCCCTATGACCACACGGTAGACTGGTGGTGTCTGGGAACTGTACTTTATGAGATGATATATGGGCTGGTGAGCATACCCTCTGAAAGGCCTAGTCACGTGCACTTTGCCGTAATGAATTATGGTTCTGCGTACTATAGTAACGTATTTATCATTTTCCAAACCAAGTCGGCCACACCTCATTGTGGGTATCAACTCATTTTGTCCTCTGTTCCTTCCAGCCCCCCTTCTATAGCCAGGATATGTCTGAGATGTACGACAACATCCTCCACAGGCCCTTGAGTGTGCCAGGGGGGGCCAGCTCTGTGGCGTGTGACCTGCTGATGGGCCTCCTACAGAAAGACCAGCATCGCAGGCTGGGTGCTATCGCAGACTTTGTGAGTGAACTTGTCACAATACGCAGGATGAGGATGTCCTCACCGGACagtctactttctctctctttcctagaGTTAACGCAcatgcagacacatacacacagacccacTCTAGAATCACTAGAACCTAATTTACTTAAAGGGATGCTCCAGAGCTTTTGTATAacttcagccagtagttttgaaagtagtgCCAACGAGGCAAAACGGGTCCCCGAAACTTGGGCACAATTGTGTACAACATCATCcctttcatatgatatgttacatccTGCAAAAACAAATTTTTGTAAGCCCTTAAAATACAGGATTGCATCtttaacaaaaggcacatctcaataggtggtccaggtgTCCTCTGATAGTGATACGTGGGTTGACTCATAAACCACAGTCCATGTGCCTGGCAGGCAGTATGAGTTAATAGAcgaataacaaagagagtttcaaacctccctgccaataacagctagttttcaggttaCATATCCTTCCAATTAGGCCCCTCCAACTAGGCCCCTCACTCAGACCACCCCCAGACAGTCCAAGCAAAATTGTTGCTTGAGAAAGTTTTTTTTGCTAATTGAAAGGAAAACGATGACagaaaggtacttaattgttacccagaaaatgATATGATATCaagataaaaacggctgcattgaaCCTTAAAATCTTTTTGTCTTTCACATGCAGCTCGAAGTTAAAAACCATACTTTTTTCTCGCCGATAAACTGGGATGACCTTTACCATCGGAGAATCAAACCTCCGTACAACCCCAACGTGGTAAGTGTGTAAAACAAATTTGATTCCAGTATTGTTTTTCGTCGAATTTCGATCCATAACATACATACACAATTAATATGACATTCATTCAGTGTTTTCTGCTGTGCTAAACCTTTTTGTCCCAACAGAAAGGCCCAGCAGATATGCAGCATATTGATCCAGAGTTCACCAAAGAGATGGTGTCAGGCTCTGTGGGGGTTACCCCTGAATTCTCCAACTTATCAACCAGCAGCCCAAATGCTTTCACTGGCTTCTCCTATGTCTCCAGTGATGACAACTTCCTCTA from Oncorhynchus kisutch isolate 150728-3 linkage group LG5, Okis_V2, whole genome shotgun sequence harbors:
- the LOC109890163 gene encoding serine/threonine-protein kinase Sgk2 isoform X2, translating into MDNWSQLQSANSIDVNLGHSHNHHAKPSDFEILAIIGKGTFGKVLLAKLKSDNKFYAVKVLQKKIILRKKEQKNIMAERNVLLKSMKHPFLVGLHYSFQTPEKLYFVMDYVNGGEREHCFSEPRARFYTAELASAIGYLHSHNIVYRDLKPENVLLDSEGHVVLTDFGLCKEGIDPESTTSTFCGTPEYLAPEVLKQQPYDHTVDWWCLGTVLYEMIYGLPPFYSQDMSEMYDNILHRPLSVPGGASSVACDLLMGLLQKDQHRRLGAIADFLEVKNHTFFSPINWDDLYHRRIKPPYNPNVKGPADMQHIDPEFTKEMVSGSVGVTPEFSNLSTSSPNAFTGFSYVSSDDNFL
- the LOC109890163 gene encoding serine/threonine-protein kinase Sgk2 isoform X3, with the translated sequence MDNWSQLQSANSIDVNLGHSHNHHAKPSDFEILAIIGKGTFGKVLLAKLKSDNKFYAVKVLQKKIILRKKEQKNIMAERNVLLKSMKHPFLVGLHYSFQTPEKLYFVMDYVNGGELFYHLQREHCFSEPRARFYTAELASAIGYLHSHNIVYRDLKPENVLLDSEGHVVLTDFGLCKEGIDPESTTSTFCGTPEPPFYSQDMSEMYDNILHRPLSVPGGASSVACDLLMGLLQKDQHRRLGAIADFLEVKNHTFFSPINWDDLYHRRIKPPYNPNVKGPADMQHIDPEFTKEMVSGSVGVTPEFSNLSTSSPNAFTGFSYVSSDDNFL
- the LOC109890163 gene encoding serine/threonine-protein kinase Sgk2 isoform X1, whose product is MDNWSQLQSANSIDVNLGHSHNHHAKPSDFEILAIIGKGTFGKVLLAKLKSDNKFYAVKVLQKKIILRKKEQKNIMAERNVLLKSMKHPFLVGLHYSFQTPEKLYFVMDYVNGGELFYHLQREHCFSEPRARFYTAELASAIGYLHSHNIVYRDLKPENVLLDSEGHVVLTDFGLCKEGIDPESTTSTFCGTPEYLAPEVLKQQPYDHTVDWWCLGTVLYEMIYGLPPFYSQDMSEMYDNILHRPLSVPGGASSVACDLLMGLLQKDQHRRLGAIADFLEVKNHTFFSPINWDDLYHRRIKPPYNPNVKGPADMQHIDPEFTKEMVSGSVGVTPEFSNLSTSSPNAFTGFSYVSSDDNFL